Proteins from one Ipomoea triloba cultivar NCNSP0323 chromosome 1, ASM357664v1 genomic window:
- the LOC116020702 gene encoding serine/arginine-rich splicing factor SC35-like, whose amino-acid sequence MSHFGRSGPPDIRDTYSLLVLNITFRTTADDLYPLFDKYGKVVDVFIPRDRRTGDSRGFAFVRYKYQDEAQKAVEKLDGKLVDGREIMVQFAKYGPNAEKIQKGRIIESVTKTRGRSRSYSPRSRYRDDHRDRDYRKRSRSRSRGRSEHDRYRGRDRDRHRYRSRSGSPDYHKGRGRGRYDDERRSRSRSYGSASPARRSPSPRRSPSPRRTPQSRDGSPSPRRSPSPRRAPQSRDGSPDGRNEKERSPTPRSLSPRGRGAESRSPSPRSDADE is encoded by the exons ATGTCGCACTTTGGAAGATCTGGTCCTCCAGACATTAGAGACACATACTCTCTTCTAGTTCTCAACATCACTTTTC GTACCACCGCTGATGACTTGTATCCTCTCTTCGATAAGTATGGAAAAGTTGTGGATGTCTTCATCCCCAGAGATCGAAG GACTGGAGACTCGAGGGGATTTGCATTTGTTAGGTACAAGTATCAGGATGAGGCTCAGAAGGCAGTCGAGAAGCTTGATG GAAAACTTGTTGACGGAAGAGAAATAATGGTACAATTTGCAAAATATGGGCCAAATGCTGAAAAAAT TCAGAAGGGAAGAATAATTGAGTCTGTGACCAAGACAAGGGGAAGGTCAAGGAGCTACAGTCCTAGATCAAG GTATAGAGATGATCACAGAGATAGAGATTATAGAAAGAGGAGCAGGAGTAGAAGTCGGGGTAGATCTGAGCATGATCGATACCGTGGTAGGGATAGAGATCGTCATCGGTACAGAAGCCGCAGTGGAAGCCCTGATTACCATAAAGGTCGTGGTAGAGGTAGATATGATGATGAGAGGCGTAGCCGAAGTCGTTCCTATGGAAG TGCCTCTCCTGCTCGGCGTAGCCCAAGTCCAAGGAGGAGTCCATCTCCTCGGAGAACCCCTCAATCTAGGGATGGTAGCCCAAGTCCAAGGAGGAGTCCATCTCCTCGCAGAGCCCCTCAATCTAGGGATGGTAGTCCAGATGGACGCAATGAGAAAGAACGCTCTCCAACTCCAAGAAGTTTGTCACCCCGTGGCCGGGGGGCTGAGTCTCGAAGCCCATCTCCACGTTCTGATGCTGAT GAATGA
- the LOC116013060 gene encoding DNA ligase 1-like — protein sequence MSSMASTSEQGSIIAQMEKMMTMMKDLSDRLQNIENQRVRVENEGVQNHEGGNQEERRGREITRYNSLPRMLPRRFVEERVDNNLSSLRMEMPTFNGDDEPEVFLNWVDEVEDIFGLHNFGEEKKFKTAIASLKDFAKLWWKQLSRRRLEDQDEPIETWGELKREMRRKFVPSNFYRDMRRKLQELKQGSKSVREFYKEMERLKARANIQEDDETTIARILEGFNRDIRRELRNQEFDDVDKLVRVASKVEDELRSERGSKPSVSSQWDQPRRATNNSYQSRTQKEYSRPSHTQEEKKNNQREKEKFQEGSKQKVSTVTCYRCQGRGHYARECPNTKKILTTGKDEREYMSANESDDEELEPIGERQKDDHSEEEVQEDDALHFNCVVHKALSTLVVLDQEEQRENIFYGKCKIPGATCSFIIDGGSCTNVISEDVVNAMKIPTIQHPQPYKLQWLNDDGELKMSFLKSYQRGYLQFVGLSIKLISYLEQVCLIDRHIALILMRPRRFNDKLMSCYX from the exons ATGTCAAGCATGGCTAGTACTAGTGAACAAGGTAGTATTATTGCCCAAATGGAGAAAATGATGACCATGATGAAAGATCTTAGTGATAGGCTACAAAACATAGAAAATCAAAGAGTGAGAGTTGAAAATGAGGGAGTACAAAATCATGAGGGAGGAAACCAAGAAGAGAGGAGGGGTAGAGAAATAACAAGATATAATAGTTTACCTCGCATGCTCCCTAGAAGATTTGTGGAAGAAAGGGTAGATAATAATCTTAGCTCTTTAAGAATGGAAATGCCTACTTTTAATGGGGATGATGAACCCGAAGTTTTCTTAAATTGGGTAGATGAAGTGGAGGATATTTTTGGGCTTCATaactttggggaagaaaagaagtTTAAAACAGCCATAGCATCCCTAAAAGATTTTGCTAAATTGTGGTGGAAACAACTTAGTCGTAGGCGTCTAGAAGACCAAGATGAACCTATAGAGACATGGGGAGAGCTTAAGAGGGAGATGAGAAGGAAGTTTGTGCCTAGTAATTTTTATCGTGATATGCGCAGAAAATTACAAGAACTCAAACAAGGCAGCAAGTCCGTTCGTGAGTTCTACAAGGAGATGGAGAGATTGAAGGCACGAGCAAATATCCAGGAGGATGACGAGACCACCATAGCCCGTATCCTTGAAGGATTCAACCGTGATATTCGAAGAGAACTCCGCAACCAAGAATTTGACGACGTGGACAAATTGGTTCGAGTTGCTTCGAAGGTAGAAGATGAGCTGAGATCTGAAAGGGGAAGCAAACCATCTGTGTCTTCTCAATGGGATCAACCAAGGAGGGCTACTAACAACTCCTATCAGTCAAGGACACAAAAGGAGTACTCTCGACCATCCCACACCCaggaggagaagaaaaataaccaaAGGGAGAAAGAGAAGTTCCAAGAGGGCTCAAAGCAAAAGGTTAGTACTGTGACATGTTACAGGTGTCAAGGCCGAGGACATTATGCTCGAGAATGCCccaacaccaaaaaaattctCACCACCGGCAAAGATGAGCGAGAATACATGTCCGCAAATGAATCTGATGACGAAGAGTTGGAGCCTAtcggagaaagacaaaaagatgaCCATTCTGAAGAAGAAGTGCAAGAAGATGATGCTCTACATTTCAACTGCGTTGTCCACAAAGCCTTGAGCACTCTAGTTGTCCTAGatcaagaagaacaacgagagaacatcttctatggaaaatgcAAGATTCCCGGTGCTACATGCAGTTTCATCATTGATGGGGGGAGTTGTACCAATGTGATCAGCGAGGATGTAGTTAATGCAATGAAAATACCAACAATCCAACATCCTCAACCCTATAAGCTACAATGGCTTAATGATGATGGTGAACTCAAG ATGTCTTTCCTGAAGAGTTACCAAAGGGGTTACCTCCAATTCGTGGGATTGAGCATCAAATTGATCTCATACCTGGAGCAAGTTTGCCTAATAGACCGGCATATCGCACTAATCCTGATGAGGCCAAGGAGATTCAACGACAAGTTGATGAGTTGTTACAANTGA